One genomic segment of Heterodontus francisci isolate sHetFra1 chromosome 25, sHetFra1.hap1, whole genome shotgun sequence includes these proteins:
- the fance gene encoding Fanconi anemia group E protein isoform X3: MFCSVSNQSSLSIGEPLQRRCAGLSHCWKGRSRSLVLMVRRNLLSFLHLGNTVVPKDCLHHLILQFRQNPDADLWTQKLIDVLEQDLEGRLCHLTPVLHTDRSQQQLKCLIQKLMGISEDRLGSEKRLGWYFSQQQKDNGNESSEDAEGKLELTQNSKKRKKSVNDASPLNDDQNATKKIRLAHGIACLEPFAGTVKQDITPMPRNLENVQIIHTQVHNKLDIIEVEQQAPPNTEKSHDLPEHIKSSVSRLRDLFETDSDKLGTSQELNILNECDPSQLEKLCLLLRLSELPEHLLPLACNRLISLSSDLSYRNATVLARNLFLTRVLSLTEPASRFLTAAITSFCKKYARPSCSALIGPLLQTPDIGNIQVELICRLTEDCLEPEHLTVTFGHVLSITWSEEILSVVHTLLERKVEVTPELFDQFVQKLSQHAGRFNKSMKYAKVVLAMLTKYQIYITPAHKNIVSSALALHTTFLKKSMQAALKHIITT, translated from the exons TAATGGTCAGAAGAAATCTTTTATCATTTCTTCATCTGGGGAACACTGTTGTACCTAAAGACTGTCTGCATCATCTCATCTTACAGTTTAGGCAAAACCCTGATGCTGATCTCTGGACACAGAAATTAATTGATGTCCTGGAGCAAGACTTAGAAGGTAGACTATGTCATTTGACACCTGTTTTACATACAGACCGATCTCAACAGCAATtgaaatgtctcattcaaaagttaatggggatttctgaaGACCGTTTAGGTTCTGAGAAAAGGTTAGGATGGTACTTCAGTCAACAGCAGAAGGACAATGGTAATGAATCCTCTGAAGATGCAGAAGGCAAGTTAGAACTAACACAGAACTCTAAAAAACGGAAAAAATCTGTGAATGATGCATCTCCTTTGAATGATGATCAAAATGCAACAAAGAAAATCAGACTGGCACATGGCATTGCCTGTTTGGAGCCCTTTGCTGGCACCGTGAAGCAAGACATTACCCCAATGCCTAGGAACTTGGAAAATGTACAAATTATCCATACACAGGTGCATAACAAGTTGGATATCATTGAGGTGGAACAACAAGCACCTCCAAACACAGAGAAAAGCCATGATTTGCCAGAACACATCAAG TCTTCAGTATCCAGACTGAGGGATCTGTTTGAGACAGACTCTGAT aaGTTGGGAACATCTCAAGAACTAAATATCCTGAATGAATGTGATCCAAGTCAG CTGGAGAAACTCTGTTTGTTATTGCGGCTGTCTGAACTCCCGGAGCACCTGCTACCCCTGGCCTGCAACAGACTGATCTCCTTGTCATCTGATCTCAGTTACAGGAATGCAACTGTGCTCGCTCGGAACCTCTTCTTGACCAGG GTACTCTCACTGACAGAACCTGCATCACGCTTTCTAACAGCTGCCATCACTTCATTTTGCAAGAAATATGCACGTCCATCCTGCAGTGCTCTGATTGGGCCACTCCTTCAAACTCCAGACATTG GAAATATTCAAGTGGAACTGATTTGCAGACTTACAGAAGACTGCCTTGAACCAGAGCATCTAACAGTGACTTTTGG GCATGTCTTGTCAATCACATGGAGTGAAGAAATACTTTCTGTAGTCCATACGCTGCTTGAGAGGAAG GTAGAAGTAACGCCTGAACTATTTGACCAGTTTGTTCAAAAGCTAAGCCAGCATGCTGGGAGAttcaacaagtctatgaaatatgccAAGGTGGTCCTAGCTATGCTTACAAAGTACCAGATCTAT ATCACACCAGCTCACAAGAACATAGTGTCATCTGCCTTAGCATTACATACAACATTTCTGAAGAAGTCAATGCAGGCAGCACTGAAGCACATCATTACAACGTGA